In the Campylobacter showae genome, one interval contains:
- a CDS encoding UDP-N-acetylglucosamine--N-acetylmuramyl-(pentapeptide) pyrophosphoryl-undecaprenol N-acetylglucosamine transferase — MQNGTIVICGGGTGGHLAVAKALNEELVSRGCRTIFVGSSSGQDKMWFENDAAFSEKFFLPSSGVVNKKGLGKLFSLFNILNLAFKCRKIFKTQGVKAVVSVGGYSAAPAAFAAIISRRPLFIHEQNAVIGNLNKLLKPLAKGFFSSYFKPVFSYPVAERFFSSARLRSELKTVIFLGGSQGAAAINSLALKLAPVFKEKGVKIIHQCGKNALESLQGEYKKLGLSGDELELFDFDPKIELKMSRADLAISRAGAGTLWELTANALPSVFVPYPYAANNHQVFNAKFLVDQNLAKFCFQKGGEIDADEMLNLINEMDIAQISSKLSGQIDNGGAGKIADEILKDI, encoded by the coding sequence CTGCAAAACGGCACTATCGTAATCTGCGGCGGCGGCACTGGCGGACACCTGGCTGTCGCAAAAGCCTTAAACGAAGAACTGGTATCGCGCGGATGTAGGACGATATTTGTAGGATCCAGTAGCGGACAGGACAAGATGTGGTTTGAAAACGACGCCGCATTTAGCGAGAAATTTTTCCTGCCCAGCAGCGGAGTTGTAAATAAAAAAGGACTAGGCAAGCTTTTTTCGCTTTTTAATATCCTAAATTTAGCCTTTAAATGCCGAAAAATCTTTAAGACCCAAGGCGTAAAAGCCGTCGTTAGCGTGGGCGGATACAGTGCGGCGCCTGCTGCATTTGCGGCGATTATATCGCGCAGGCCGCTTTTTATCCATGAGCAAAACGCCGTGATCGGCAATCTAAACAAGCTCCTAAAACCGCTCGCAAAGGGCTTTTTTAGCTCGTATTTTAAACCTGTGTTTAGCTATCCCGTAGCGGAGAGATTTTTTAGCTCGGCTAGGCTTCGCAGCGAGCTAAAAACGGTGATATTTTTAGGCGGTTCGCAGGGTGCGGCGGCGATAAATTCGTTAGCCTTAAAGCTGGCTCCCGTTTTTAAAGAAAAAGGCGTAAAAATCATCCATCAATGCGGAAAAAACGCGCTTGAGAGCTTGCAAGGGGAGTATAAAAAGCTTGGTCTTAGCGGCGATGAGCTCGAACTTTTTGACTTTGATCCCAAAATAGAGCTTAAGATGAGCCGTGCCGATCTAGCGATAAGCCGCGCAGGGGCGGGTACGCTGTGGGAACTCACGGCAAATGCGCTACCTAGCGTATTTGTGCCTTATCCTTACGCCGCAAACAACCATCAGGTATTTAATGCGAAATTTCTCGTGGATCAAAATTTGGCCAAATTTTGCTTTCAAAAAGGCGGCGAGATCGATGCGGATGAGATGCTAAATTTGATAAACGAGATGGATATAGCGCAAATTTCAAGCAAGCTTTCTGGGCAGATAGATAACGGCGGCGCGGGAAAAATAGCGGATGAAATTTTAAAAGATATTTAA
- a CDS encoding FtsW/RodA/SpoVE family cell cycle protein codes for MQADKWIFYSCVALITIGIVFSLSLPVFTVLFFNYDPYHFFIRQLVVGAIGIFLMWGISRLDPDKSMVWIGFCLFGFCAIAMGAMHALPSSLVTDAGGAKRWIRLPGFSLAPVEFFKIGFVYFLAWSFARKIDGSKKSLKQEFKLILPYMFLFLIAVYLIAILQNDLGQVVVLALTLIVMMLFAGTSKRLFVIGMAGASVLAIVAIFTSEHRILRIKSWWGTVQNMVLSLMPESMANMFRVEGVPEPYQISHSLNAIKHGGFFGEGLGAGVFKLGFLSEVHTDFVLAGIAEEVGVLGILIITSLLLILLFRIFRVSSRSENKVYHLFTLGVGLLISFSFIMNSYGITSITPIKGIAVPFLSYGGSSILALCIGVGMVLMVSKKVKD; via the coding sequence ATGCAGGCGGATAAGTGGATATTTTACTCTTGCGTCGCGCTCATTACTATCGGTATCGTTTTTTCGCTCTCCTTGCCCGTTTTTACCGTGCTTTTCTTCAACTACGATCCTTATCATTTTTTCATCAGACAACTTGTCGTTGGGGCGATCGGGATATTTTTAATGTGGGGCATCTCGCGGCTTGACCCTGACAAATCCATGGTCTGGATCGGCTTTTGTCTATTTGGCTTTTGCGCTATCGCTATGGGAGCTATGCACGCGCTGCCTAGCTCGCTAGTCACCGATGCGGGCGGAGCCAAGCGCTGGATACGCTTGCCTGGCTTTTCTCTAGCGCCGGTGGAGTTTTTTAAGATCGGTTTCGTTTACTTTTTAGCATGGAGTTTCGCGCGCAAGATCGACGGTAGCAAAAAGAGCCTAAAGCAGGAATTTAAGCTCATTTTGCCTTATATGTTTTTGTTTTTGATAGCCGTTTATCTTATCGCCATCCTTCAAAACGACCTCGGTCAAGTCGTCGTTTTGGCGCTTACGCTCATCGTTATGATGCTTTTTGCCGGCACTAGCAAGCGGCTTTTCGTCATTGGCATGGCGGGCGCTTCGGTGCTTGCTATCGTGGCTATTTTTACGTCGGAACACCGCATATTACGTATAAAGTCATGGTGGGGCACGGTGCAAAATATGGTTCTTTCGCTTATGCCCGAAAGTATGGCAAATATGTTTCGCGTCGAGGGCGTGCCGGAGCCCTATCAGATCTCGCACTCGCTAAATGCCATAAAGCACGGCGGATTTTTCGGCGAGGGGCTAGGAGCTGGCGTGTTTAAGCTCGGATTTTTGAGCGAAGTGCACACGGACTTCGTACTTGCCGGTATCGCCGAGGAGGTTGGGGTGCTGGGGATACTCATCATCACGTCGCTTCTTTTGATTTTGCTTTTCCGCATCTTTCGCGTATCCTCAAGGAGCGAAAACAAAGTCTACCACCTCTTTACGCTCGGCGTCGGACTTCTCATATCGTTTTCGTTCATCATGAACTCATACGGCATCACCTCGATCACGCCTATCAAGGGCATCGCCGTGCCGTTTCTAAGCTACGGCGGCAGCTCGATCCTAGCGCTTTGCATAGGGGTCGGCATGGTGCTGATGGTGAGTAAAAAAGTAAAAGATTGA
- a CDS encoding TonB-dependent receptor encodes MKVKISVAACAVLALFAAQANAADTVKLQEVEVNSVGDNISESGISEGILNKGVASGPLAGKKVLDMPYQVNTMSIEAMNHQGVAGFEDAVKYFPSAQIQTRGGIEVGRPQTRGFQGSVVGNVLWDGFYSVSTTAIPMYMFEGLQIQNGLAGSLYGGQDPAGIFNYTRKRPVPFSNTFWADYTSRSNFGIGWDTSDRFQYVGYRGVFYKSDGAKQAKNSDYERNLASLGLDFYLTENFTIETNFSYYKHKMLGMPGGFSVPGRNGVLNFAIPDATKNTKAGLEQEWAGSDLKTTTASVKFKYAPTERWYFEGGYQWQKAIRDMYGTSKTFTNQNGDFSVAASGGNGAASRFDVQSWFAKATTEFETFGIEHNFGVQANGYIWTIYGAKTAGGRANLGNSNLYNPKTFSNPGVAKGSGAYKSSQGTMKNLTIADDIKLNDYFSVILSAARSNFEDKNKQTGVKTYDESGTSYAASFIYRPVENVSLYFTYADSLQAGSSYTYERTNPRYGETVVLKPFRSKQYEIGAKARIEDIDLSTALFEIKRPIAYLGDNNEYSIQGEQVNRGLEFTAGGKITNDLSVMGGVALIQPKLKKAKQAYAQGKIVVGEPKVQSNLLFDYVVPNTNKLALSANLHYTGKRYADQRNVNAVPAYFTTDLGIRYVTKEWLGKQTTLRFNVNNVFDKRYWVGMFPSNIDGTSNGTGASLFLGQSRTFMLSAEVKF; translated from the coding sequence ATGAAAGTTAAAATTTCAGTTGCCGCATGTGCGGTTTTAGCGCTATTTGCAGCACAAGCAAACGCAGCCGATACGGTCAAGCTTCAGGAGGTCGAGGTAAACAGCGTCGGCGATAATATCAGCGAGAGCGGTATCAGCGAAGGCATACTAAACAAAGGCGTCGCCAGCGGTCCGCTAGCGGGCAAAAAGGTGCTTGATATGCCTTATCAGGTAAACACGATGTCGATTGAGGCTATGAACCATCAAGGCGTGGCCGGTTTTGAGGATGCGGTGAAGTATTTTCCTTCAGCGCAAATCCAAACTAGAGGCGGCATCGAGGTAGGCCGTCCGCAGACTCGCGGCTTTCAGGGCTCAGTCGTCGGTAACGTACTTTGGGACGGCTTTTACTCGGTCTCTACTACGGCCATACCTATGTATATGTTTGAGGGGCTTCAGATACAAAACGGTCTTGCAGGCTCGCTTTACGGCGGACAAGATCCGGCGGGCATCTTTAACTACACTAGAAAACGTCCGGTGCCGTTTTCAAACACGTTTTGGGCCGATTATACGAGTAGGTCAAATTTCGGTATAGGCTGGGATACTTCGGATAGATTTCAGTACGTCGGCTACCGAGGCGTGTTTTACAAGAGCGACGGCGCAAAGCAAGCTAAAAATAGCGACTACGAAAGAAATTTAGCTAGCCTAGGGCTTGATTTTTATCTAACCGAAAATTTTACCATCGAGACGAATTTTAGCTACTACAAACACAAAATGCTTGGAATGCCCGGCGGCTTTTCGGTGCCGGGTAGAAACGGTGTTTTAAACTTTGCTATACCGGACGCTACAAAAAATACGAAAGCGGGCCTAGAGCAAGAGTGGGCAGGAAGCGACCTAAAAACTACGACCGCTAGCGTTAAATTTAAATACGCTCCGACCGAGCGTTGGTATTTCGAGGGTGGCTATCAGTGGCAAAAAGCCATCCGCGATATGTACGGTACGAGCAAAACTTTTACGAATCAAAACGGAGATTTTAGCGTAGCGGCTAGCGGAGGAAACGGCGCGGCAAGCAGGTTTGACGTACAAAGCTGGTTTGCTAAAGCTACGACCGAGTTTGAGACGTTCGGTATAGAGCATAACTTCGGCGTGCAGGCAAACGGATACATATGGACGATATACGGCGCTAAAACCGCAGGCGGAAGAGCAAATTTGGGTAACTCGAATTTATATAATCCAAAAACTTTTTCAAATCCGGGCGTAGCAAAAGGCAGCGGGGCTTATAAAAGCAGTCAAGGCACTATGAAAAACCTAACTATCGCCGACGATATAAAGCTAAACGACTACTTTAGCGTCATTTTAAGCGCGGCTAGAAGCAACTTTGAGGACAAAAATAAGCAAACGGGCGTAAAAACGTACGACGAGAGCGGCACTAGCTATGCGGCGAGCTTTATTTACCGCCCGGTAGAAAACGTAAGCCTATACTTCACATATGCAGACAGCTTGCAAGCAGGCTCAAGCTACACCTACGAAAGAACCAATCCAAGATACGGCGAAACGGTCGTTTTAAAGCCGTTTAGAAGCAAGCAATACGAGATCGGCGCAAAAGCCAGGATAGAGGATATCGACCTATCTACGGCGCTTTTTGAGATAAAACGCCCGATAGCCTATCTAGGCGACAACAACGAGTATAGTATCCAAGGCGAGCAGGTAAATAGAGGCCTAGAGTTTACCGCAGGAGGCAAGATTACAAACGATCTTAGCGTAATGGGCGGCGTCGCGCTAATACAGCCGAAGCTAAAAAAGGCAAAACAAGCCTACGCGCAGGGCAAGATCGTGGTCGGCGAACCCAAAGTTCAGTCAAATTTACTCTTTGACTACGTCGTGCCAAATACAAACAAGCTAGCCCTAAGCGCAAATTTACACTACACGGGCAAACGCTACGCCGATCAGCGCAACGTAAATGCCGTGCCTGCATACTTTACGACCGATCTTGGCATCCGCTACGTGACCAAAGAGTGGCTAGGCAAGCAAACTACGCTAAGATTTAACGTAAATAACGTATTTGATAAAAGATACTGGGTCGGAATGTTCCCGTCAAATATCGACGGAACTAGTAACGGCACGGGCGCTAGCTTATTTTTGGGACAGAGCAGAACGTTTATGCTATCAGCCGAGGTTAAATTTTAA
- the htpG gene encoding molecular chaperone HtpG yields MSEKFEFQTEVNELLNLMIHSLYSNKEIFLRELISNASDALDKLNYLCLTDDAYKSLSYSPRIDIKIDKDKKTLTISDNGIGMDKNELINNLGTIARSGTKGFLDKLSGQAKKDSALIGQFGVGFYSAFMVADKIEVVSKKALCEEAFMWSSDAKTYEISPAQKDSHGTSITLYLKDDEFAESYRIENIVKKYSNHIPYPIFADKEEYVAPKEGEKEGSYETKNVQINKASALWEMSKSALKDADYNDFYKQISHDSEDPLLCVHTKAEGKIEYTTLFFVPASEPFDLFRVDYQSGVKLYVKSVFISDDAKEMLPPYLRFVRGIIDVEDLPLNVSREILQENSIMRSVKEQSVKKILGELAKLKEKDREKYIKFYKIFGKVIKEGLYGFNSEKEQILDLCLFKSSKREGLVSLKEYKDAMKDGQKSIYYISGNNETMLRNSPLLESFKAEGIEVLIMDEEIDSIVMPMVQDYDKTPMKAVNHTDIDAEIKSEKSQADEDKFAALLAKMKEILKDEVKDVKLSSRLSQSPAVIVYDKNDPDYATQMMLKQMGHSAGKILPILEINPKHELFEKLSQNEAMIYDAAELLLDMAKLNEGVAIDDPSAFSKKLTKILLKAI; encoded by the coding sequence ATGAGCGAAAAATTTGAATTTCAAACCGAGGTAAACGAGCTGTTAAATTTGATGATACACTCGCTTTACTCGAACAAAGAGATATTTTTGCGCGAGCTCATCTCAAACGCGAGCGATGCGCTAGATAAGCTAAACTACCTATGCCTCACGGACGACGCATACAAAAGTCTAAGTTACTCCCCGCGAATCGATATCAAAATAGACAAGGACAAAAAGACGCTAACGATCAGCGATAACGGCATCGGTATGGACAAAAACGAACTGATAAACAACCTCGGCACCATCGCTAGAAGCGGTACGAAGGGCTTTTTGGACAAACTAAGCGGCCAAGCTAAAAAAGATAGCGCACTCATCGGACAGTTTGGCGTCGGGTTTTATTCGGCATTTATGGTTGCGGACAAGATCGAAGTCGTGAGCAAAAAGGCGCTTTGCGAAGAGGCCTTCATGTGGAGCTCGGATGCGAAAACCTACGAGATCTCGCCCGCGCAAAAAGATAGCCACGGCACCTCGATCACGCTTTATCTAAAAGACGACGAGTTTGCCGAGTCCTACCGCATAGAAAACATCGTAAAAAAATACTCTAACCACATCCCGTATCCGATATTTGCGGATAAAGAAGAGTACGTAGCACCTAAAGAGGGCGAAAAAGAGGGCTCGTACGAGACCAAAAACGTGCAGATAAATAAGGCTTCCGCACTTTGGGAAATGAGTAAAAGCGCGTTAAAAGACGCCGATTACAACGACTTTTATAAGCAAATCTCGCACGACAGCGAAGATCCGCTACTCTGCGTGCATACCAAAGCCGAGGGCAAGATCGAGTACACTACCCTATTTTTCGTGCCGGCTAGCGAGCCGTTCGATCTATTTCGCGTGGATTATCAAAGCGGCGTGAAACTCTACGTCAAAAGCGTATTTATCAGCGACGACGCCAAAGAGATGCTGCCGCCATATCTTAGATTTGTCCGCGGTATCATTGACGTTGAGGATTTGCCGCTAAACGTCAGCCGCGAAATCCTGCAAGAAAACAGCATAATGCGCAGCGTCAAGGAGCAAAGTGTTAAGAAAATCCTGGGCGAACTAGCCAAGCTAAAAGAAAAAGATAGAGAAAAATATATCAAATTTTATAAAATATTCGGCAAGGTGATCAAAGAGGGGCTTTACGGATTTAACAGCGAAAAGGAGCAAATTTTAGACCTTTGCCTCTTTAAATCAAGCAAACGCGAGGGACTAGTCAGCCTAAAAGAGTACAAAGACGCGATGAAAGACGGTCAAAAATCGATCTACTACATCAGCGGAAACAACGAAACGATGCTAAGAAATTCGCCGCTCTTAGAGAGCTTTAAGGCTGAAGGGATAGAAGTACTCATCATGGACGAGGAGATAGACTCTATCGTCATGCCGATGGTCCAAGACTACGATAAAACGCCGATGAAAGCGGTAAATCATACCGATATCGACGCCGAGATCAAGTCTGAAAAAAGCCAAGCCGACGAGGATAAATTCGCTGCGCTGCTAGCTAAGATGAAAGAGATACTAAAAGACGAGGTCAAGGACGTGAAGCTAAGCTCGCGCCTAAGCCAAAGCCCCGCCGTCATCGTCTATGATAAAAACGATCCGGACTACGCTACGCAGATGATGCTCAAGCAGATGGGGCATAGTGCGGGTAAAATTTTGCCGATACTGGAGATAAATCCAAAGCACGAGCTCTTTGAAAAACTCTCTCAAAACGAGGCGATGATATATGACGCGGCGGAGCTGCTTTTGGATATGGCTAAGCTAAACGAAGGTGTCGCGATCGACGATCCGTCGGCGTTTAGCAAAAAGCTAACTAAAATTTTGTTAAAAGCGATCTAA
- a CDS encoding PAS domain-containing protein, with amino-acid sequence MNENKEYFVKEEDFIVSKTDLKGRITYCNQPFLKIVGATQEQLLHKPHNIIRHPDMPRIVFKLLWEHIKAKKEIFAFVKNKSFDGGFYWVFANITASLDANGEIIGYYSVRRKPNPEGVKFIEGVYRRLLEAEKSGGMETSGKLLGQILAGAGVSYDELVHKLQRGQI; translated from the coding sequence GTGAACGAGAATAAAGAATATTTCGTAAAAGAAGAAGATTTTATCGTATCAAAAACCGACCTAAAGGGCAGGATAACCTACTGCAATCAGCCGTTTTTAAAGATCGTCGGCGCTACGCAAGAGCAGCTTTTGCACAAGCCGCACAACATCATCAGGCACCCCGATATGCCGCGCATCGTGTTTAAGCTGCTGTGGGAGCATATCAAGGCGAAGAAGGAAATCTTTGCGTTCGTTAAAAACAAGAGCTTTGACGGCGGCTTTTACTGGGTATTTGCTAACATTACGGCTTCGCTAGACGCTAACGGCGAGATCATCGGCTACTACTCCGTCCGCCGCAAACCAAATCCAGAAGGCGTCAAATTTATCGAAGGCGTATATAGACGGCTGCTTGAGGCTGAAAAAAGCGGCGGCATGGAGACTTCCGGTAAGCTGCTGGGACAAATTTTAGCCGGTGCCGGCGTCAGCTACGACGAGCTAGTACATAAACTTCAGCGAGGACAGATATGA
- a CDS encoding imidazole glycerol phosphate synthase produces the protein MRQHPISGDIIKLKNELNELEKMDIKPQEAIMSAAQFSALASAVKERGTKASGYFSAVFDDEDYYANVSAYLSQILLEISLKSEKNGISTAANQKLQVAAKNIKDITELLQAQSAIMQKYKRRSFFDKDAARLRAVKTQLAELLKAQSRLDKLLKMQASIISNVILGEFKMAYKFLLYSVFLAKSRGDQLLLAEIISVCDKIAAMIEPVFSGQSLQTGELVYHYLVYELRELKDDFIN, from the coding sequence ATGAGGCAGCATCCTATCTCGGGCGATATAATTAAGCTAAAAAACGAGCTTAACGAGCTTGAAAAAATGGACATCAAACCGCAAGAAGCGATCATGAGCGCCGCACAGTTTAGCGCTCTAGCAAGCGCGGTCAAAGAGCGAGGGACAAAGGCTAGCGGATATTTTTCGGCCGTTTTTGATGATGAGGACTACTATGCTAACGTCAGCGCCTATCTCTCGCAGATACTACTAGAGATATCGCTAAAAAGCGAGAAAAATGGCATAAGCACGGCGGCAAATCAAAAACTCCAAGTCGCTGCGAAAAACATCAAGGATATAACCGAGCTTTTACAAGCTCAAAGCGCCATCATGCAAAAATACAAAAGACGAAGCTTCTTTGACAAAGACGCGGCTCGTCTGCGCGCCGTAAAGACGCAACTAGCCGAGCTGCTCAAAGCGCAATCAAGACTAGATAAACTACTAAAAATGCAGGCTAGCATCATCTCAAACGTGATTTTGGGCGAGTTTAAGATGGCGTATAAATTTTTACTTTATTCTGTTTTTTTAGCAAAAAGCAGAGGCGATCAGCTCCTTTTAGCCGAGATAATCAGCGTTTGCGATAAGATCGCGGCGATGATAGAACCGGTTTTTAGCGGTCAAAGCCTGCAAACCGGCGAGCTCGTGTATCACTATCTAGTTTACGAGCTGCGAGAGCTGAAAGATGATTTTATAAACTAA
- a CDS encoding lysophospholipid acyltransferase family protein: MIFSRIKAAYFAVEFLISILLVVFFMWLFKKYIHAVRKFWGRSQRFFGFYSLEVVGKFDERANMIIMNHQSMLDIVVLEEVYPKNLCWIAKKEIADLPVIGQIIHVPQMISVERENKRSLIKLVKDAQDRVEKGRVLAIFPEGTRSHSKELLPFKGGAKIIVDKLNLKIQPIVIAGSDILDVKNFSFKNGKIKIICLDLIDTAEPEWLENARAKMQETLDNERQKAAI; this comes from the coding sequence TACTTTTGGTCGTGTTTTTCATGTGGCTTTTTAAAAAATACATCCACGCTGTAAGGAAATTTTGGGGCAGGAGTCAGCGATTTTTCGGTTTTTACTCGCTCGAAGTCGTCGGCAAATTTGACGAGCGCGCAAATATGATCATCATGAACCACCAAAGCATGCTAGATATCGTCGTTTTAGAAGAAGTCTATCCTAAAAATCTCTGCTGGATTGCCAAAAAAGAGATTGCCGACCTGCCCGTCATCGGACAGATCATCCACGTGCCGCAAATGATCTCAGTCGAGCGCGAGAATAAACGCTCGCTCATCAAGCTCGTAAAGGACGCGCAGGACCGCGTCGAAAAAGGGCGCGTGCTGGCGATTTTCCCAGAAGGAACGCGCTCGCACTCAAAGGAGCTTTTGCCGTTTAAAGGCGGTGCGAAAATCATCGTCGACAAGCTAAATCTAAAAATCCAGCCCATCGTGATCGCGGGTTCGGATATCTTGGATGTAAAAAATTTTAGCTTTAAAAACGGCAAAATCAAAATCATCTGCCTAGATCTCATCGACACCGCCGAGCCCGAGTGGCTAGAAAACGCAAGGGCGAAAATGCAAGAAACGCTAGATAACGAGAGGCAAAAAGCGGCGATTTAA